The Mycobacterium sp. EPa45 genomic interval GCACCGTCCACGGTGCCGACCAACGCATCACCCTCGATCAAGCATTGCGCGCCCACACCATCGATGCCGCCCGAACCTTGCACCGGGACAAGCTCATCGGCTCACTCGAGATCGGCAAGCTCGCTGATTTCACCGAGCTGGCCGCCGACCCCTACGCGGTGGACCCCGCACAGCTGGCCGAGAAAGCCGGCGTCGGCGGGACGTGGCTCAGCGGCGAGCGCATCGACCTGAGCACCTTCGTCGGAGCGATCAGCGGTACCGATCCTGGGCCGCATGCCCACCTGGCCGGCCACGCGCACCAGTCGTGCTGCTAAGCGCCGTCGGCGACACCCCAGCTGTTGTCCGGCCATGATGGCGTGGCCGGATACGAACTAGGCGCCGGATACGATCCGCCGGCCGGATACGACGAAGTCGGCGAATTGCTGCCGGGCCCAAAAGAAGACGTGATGCGCGAGTGGACCGCCGGAACCCAGTCGGTGCCGTAGCTGTTGTTCACATCGGCGGCCCCCAACGTTGCATCGGGGTTGACCACGTCGTGCCCATCGGCAGCTGCCGTTGCCGAACCGACGAACAGACCCAAACCGGTCACGCCGATCGCCGATATTGCCACGAGCGACTTCTTCACCAAGTACGCAGCTTTTACAGTCATTTCCACCCTCCTGATTCGCGCCCCCCGACGGATTGGTGTCGGACATAATCGGACCGTAGGTGCGCCGAATGCAGCCGCCGTAAGTAGTCGGCTACTCAAAATCGAAGACAAGGATGCGCCATGACCTTTCCCACCCTCGCCCACGTCGCAGTCACGGTGCGTGACCTATCGGTCAGCGTGCCCTGGTACCGAGCGCTGATCGGTTCGGATCCAGTGCTCGACGAGGACACCGACGCCGGCTTCCACCACTCGGTGTTCCTGCTCGAGAACGGCACGCTGTTCGGGTTGCATCAGCACACCACCGCCCCGTCAGACCAGCCGTTCAGCGAGCACAATGTCGGGCTGGACCACGTCGGGTTCGGTGTCGCTGATCGCGCCGAGCTCGAACGCTGGCAGGCTCGGCTCGAAGAACTGGGGCTGGCGCATGGCGGAATTGTCGACGCGCACTACGGTTCCGGGCTGAGCTTCCGCGACCCCGACGGCATCACGCTGGAGTTCTTTGCACCGCCCGCTCACGCCTGAATCGCAGCCGCCCCCAACGTCGTCTTCATCAGCAGCACGTTGTAGCTGCCCCACTGCGACAAGTTCCAGTAGACGTCCTGGCCGGTCGACCACGGATCCATCATCGGCGCGTACAGCCCTGGGTACTGCAGCGACGTCACCAGCGTGGTGGCGTCCGACCAGGTGCCCTGCGGGGAGTCGGCGGTACGGATCACCACGCTGCCGACACCGTCTGAGTACATCGCCACATACTTGTTGAGATAGGTGTTGTACTGCACCGACAACTCGCTGACGTGGCCGTTGGGTCCGCCCACCCCGAACAGCCCCGCCACCCAGCCGCCGAACAACAGGCCCAGCTGCCCGAGGAACCCGCCCGCGTACTGGTTGCCGCGGGCGGGCAGGATGGGAACCGCCGCGTTCGGGTTATTGGCCGCCCAGGTATCACCGTCCCAGTACTCGTATTTCGTCAGATCGAGAATGTCGGCTTCTCTGACCCGCGAGACGTATGCCGAACCGAACCGGCCCGAGGGTGTGCCGTACGAGAACACGTATCCCGCGTCTGGCGAATCAGTGGGCGGTTTGACGAAGGCACCCTGCTGAAAGTTCTGATTCCCGTAGACAAATGGAGTGGACGAGCGCAGCCAGCTGGCCGCCCGGATGGTCTGTGGCGCGACGGTCCAGTTCTGGCCATTGTCGTCGGAGTAGGCGAGCGCGGAGTAGTTGGTGGTCCACGCACCACCGAAATCCCAAGATCGAACCGACATGAAGTTCACGTATTGCCTTGCGCCGTATTGGTTGTCGTAAGGCACTGAGATTGCCGCGGTCGGGATGACCGTCACCTGTGAGCCGAAGAAGCCGAGGTTGCGCGCGCTGCCGGCGATCGCCTGCTTGGACATTCCCGGTGACATCAACGGCGACCCCGCGAACGGGTCGGTGGTCGAACCTGGAGCGAAGACGCGGTTGATCGGATCGGTGGTGCGCAGCAGAACGTTGGAACGCCAATTTCCCGACATACTCGGGCCGCTGAACGTGTCGCCGAACATCATCAGGACCTGGCGCCGGTCACCGGTCATGCCGTTGTCCCACATGATGCCCACGTCGGTGCCATAGATGCCGAATCGGCTCGGCGTCGAGGTGGTGGGTCCGGTCACCCAGCCGACCTTGGTCGTGACCGGTGACGTGACGACCGCAGCCGCACTCACCTGCGTCGTCGCCGCTTGAGTTTGCTTGATCACCAACGAGTTCGGCGGCTTTGGAGTCGCCGCCGCTACGCGCTGCCGGGATGCGGCGGTGGCCTTGGGTTTTGCTCGCTGCGCGTGACCGACGGCCGAGCGGGCTGACGATGAGTGCGTCGCCGACGATCCCGCGTCCGTCGAGTCGGCCGACGCCACTCCACAGCCCGCGGTGACCGCGGCGCCGACACCCAGTGCCACCGCGAATCCACCGATTCCCCCGATATACGCCGCTGTACGCATGGCGCCCCCCTGTCGTTCGCCCTCCAGTATTTGCCGGTCCCGTCACGAATGGGGGGATTTCCTCAGAGTTTCAGCGACAGGCCGTCGAGTAGCTGGCTCAACCCGGAGCGAAACGCATCGGCATAGCTCTCGTCGCCGTCGTCATCGAAGGCTCCCGCTTCGAGCGCGGAGGCCAGCGCGGGAAACCGATCCCTGTCTATGACGCTGCGCAGCAGACCGGGATAGTCGGGGCCCTCGGTGGGCGCTTCGATCGCCAGGGCCGCGGCGCCGCGCACGAAATGCAACACCGCCAAAACCCCGGCCAGCTTGTCGCTTTCGACCATCCCGGTGTTCTGCAGTGTGGCCAGACCGGCGTCGAGCCACGCCAACTGCCCCGGGTCGACTGGAGGCCCGGCAGCCGACGCCGCGAGCACCCACGGATGCGTGCGATAGACATCCCACAAACCCGAGGCCCAGGTTTGCAGGGCATCGCGCCAATCCGCGCCGGCAACGGTGGCCGGAGGCGGTCCGGGTGCCGCGGACAGCATGAAGGCGATCAACTGCTCCTTGTTGGCGATATGCCGGTACAGCGACATCGTGCCGCAACCCAGCCGCTCCGCGAGCTTCGCCATCGAGACCGCACCCAGGCCGTCCCTGTCGGCCATATCGATGGCTGACGCGACGATGCGCGCGCGGCTGAGCCCGCCGGCCCGCCGGGTCGGAGCGGGCTCACGCCACAACTCGGCAAGTGCGTCGGGCACAGTCTGGTCGGACATCGCAATCAGCGTAAACGACCCACATCACGAATGCGTATACCGTACGCTTTGCGTATGACATACGCAAAGCGGTCCGTTGCTCTGCCCACCGCGCTTGCCGTGGTTGCCGTGGCCTTCCTCGCCTTCTCCCTGCCGCCCTATTTCACCGGCCACACCCGGGTGCCGGCCACATTCGGGCTGCATTACCCGTTGCTGGTCGCCCACGTGATGTTCGCCGCCGTCGCGATGGTGACAGCCCTGGTGCAGATCTGGCCCGGCTTGCGCACCCGGCGGCCGGCCTTGCACCGCCGTTGCGGTCGCGTGTACGTGGCCGCCGCCATCCCTGCGGCGGTCTGCGCGCTCATCATCGGGGCGTCGACCCCGTTCGGACCGTTCCTCGCCGGGAGCAATGTCGTCCTGGCCACCCTGTGGCTGTCATTCACGATCAACGGCTACCTCGCCGCCCGGCGGCGTCGGTTCGACGACCACCGCCGGCACATGGCCCTCAGCGCCACCCTGGCGCTGTCCATCATCACCAACCGGATCTGGACTCCGGCCCTTTTTATTGCGCTACACCCGTTGCAGCACAGCATCTTTGACGGTAACACGGGGCACTACGTGTGGTTCATCGCCGGCCTGGGCGGATGGCTGGGCTGGACGGTCCCCTTCGTCATCGTTCGACGGCGGCTGCGCGCGCACCCCGAGCGTCCCCCGATCGGTGGATCCACAATTCGTCCCGCTCACCATCCACTCGGCGGACAGACGAGCGATCTGACCCGGCGCACGATTCCTCTCGTGCCTCGCTCAACCAGGGCGGACCACCAACCACATACCTGACAATTCGGAGGACACGATGACTGCACAGATTTCGAAGCGTGCCACAGGACTTTTCGCCAGTGCCGTCGCCGCCGGCGCGCTGGCCCTGGGCCTGGGCTTCGCCCCCACCGCAAGCGCAGCCGACGGCTGCGGAATCGGCTACCACCTCGACGGACCCAACTGCGTCCTGAACGTGCCGGGTCCCAACGCTCACTTCATCAGCCCCAACTGCTGGATCAACGTCAACAACGACGAGCGTTGCTACGCGCCGTAACTATCGCGGCTGGTTGGGCACACCGGGGAACAGTTGCTCGGTGGGCCCAACCGTCACGTAGCCGCCCAGCTTCGTCACCAGGTGCGGCGCGAAGACCGCCCCGTACAGAAGGTGTCCGACG includes:
- a CDS encoding TetR/AcrR family transcriptional regulator, with amino-acid sequence MSDQTVPDALAELWREPAPTRRAGGLSRARIVASAIDMADRDGLGAVSMAKLAERLGCGTMSLYRHIANKEQLIAFMLSAAPGPPPATVAGADWRDALQTWASGLWDVYRTHPWVLAASAAGPPVDPGQLAWLDAGLATLQNTGMVESDKLAGVLAVLHFVRGAAALAIEAPTEGPDYPGLLRSVIDRDRFPALASALEAGAFDDDGDESYADAFRSGLSQLLDGLSLKL
- a CDS encoding DUF2306 domain-containing protein, with product MTYAKRSVALPTALAVVAVAFLAFSLPPYFTGHTRVPATFGLHYPLLVAHVMFAAVAMVTALVQIWPGLRTRRPALHRRCGRVYVAAAIPAAVCALIIGASTPFGPFLAGSNVVLATLWLSFTINGYLAARRRRFDDHRRHMALSATLALSIITNRIWTPALFIALHPLQHSIFDGNTGHYVWFIAGLGGWLGWTVPFVIVRRRLRAHPERPPIGGSTIRPAHHPLGGQTSDLTRRTIPLVPRSTRADHQPHT
- a CDS encoding VOC family protein, yielding MTFPTLAHVAVTVRDLSVSVPWYRALIGSDPVLDEDTDAGFHHSVFLLENGTLFGLHQHTTAPSDQPFSEHNVGLDHVGFGVADRAELERWQARLEELGLAHGGIVDAHYGSGLSFRDPDGITLEFFAPPAHA
- a CDS encoding DUF4185 domain-containing protein, encoding MRTAAYIGGIGGFAVALGVGAAVTAGCGVASADSTDAGSSATHSSSARSAVGHAQRAKPKATAASRQRVAAATPKPPNSLVIKQTQAATTQVSAAAVVTSPVTTKVGWVTGPTTSTPSRFGIYGTDVGIMWDNGMTGDRRQVLMMFGDTFSGPSMSGNWRSNVLLRTTDPINRVFAPGSTTDPFAGSPLMSPGMSKQAIAGSARNLGFFGSQVTVIPTAAISVPYDNQYGARQYVNFMSVRSWDFGGAWTTNYSALAYSDDNGQNWTVAPQTIRAASWLRSSTPFVYGNQNFQQGAFVKPPTDSPDAGYVFSYGTPSGRFGSAYVSRVREADILDLTKYEYWDGDTWAANNPNAAVPILPARGNQYAGGFLGQLGLLFGGWVAGLFGVGGPNGHVSELSVQYNTYLNKYVAMYSDGVGSVVIRTADSPQGTWSDATTLVTSLQYPGLYAPMMDPWSTGQDVYWNLSQWGSYNVLLMKTTLGAAAIQA